A single region of the Desulfuromonas sp. genome encodes:
- a CDS encoding PaaI family thioesterase, which translates to MTHKIKGTQNISRDCMVCGVENGFGLKTRFHETENDEVIAVFTPRHFHQSYPKITHGGITAAILDETIGRAIMCHYDNKTFGVTVELNVKYKRPVPYEVELKVVGRITNDNGRLFEGSGELFLPDGTLAASAEGKYMKRSLEKFTDAGFIDNDWFTPEDCPEEITVQDQENGKRQV; encoded by the coding sequence ATGACCCACAAAATCAAAGGCACCCAGAACATCTCCCGCGACTGCATGGTCTGCGGCGTCGAAAACGGTTTCGGCCTCAAGACCCGCTTCCACGAAACCGAGAACGACGAGGTGATCGCCGTCTTCACCCCGCGCCATTTTCACCAGAGCTACCCGAAGATCACCCACGGCGGCATTACCGCGGCGATCCTCGACGAGACCATCGGCCGCGCGATCATGTGCCACTACGACAACAAGACCTTCGGCGTGACGGTCGAGTTGAACGTGAAATACAAGAGGCCGGTGCCGTACGAGGTGGAGCTGAAGGTGGTCGGGCGCATCACCAACGACAACGGGCGGCTCTTCGAGGGGAGCGGCGAACTCTTCCTGCCCGACGGAACCCTGGCCGCCTCGGCCGAGGGGAAGTACATGAAACGGTCGCTGGAAAAGTTCACCGACGCCGGGTTCATCGACAACGACTGGTTCACTCCCGAGGACTGCCCGGAGGAGATTACGGTCCAGGACCAGGAAAATGGGAAAAGACAGGTTTAG